The proteins below are encoded in one region of Polypterus senegalus isolate Bchr_013 chromosome 2, ASM1683550v1, whole genome shotgun sequence:
- the LOC120524350 gene encoding olfactory receptor 6N1-like: MSRLNETNEVVQAFIIVGFPGFQERDVKNVIFGSLLTVYFFIILGNLLIIVIFLHDEDLHIPMYILISCLGLVDIIIATNTVPKMLAIFGSDSNLITISACFTQMFFTHTTTTVESLLLALMAYDRYLAICKPLHYHTLTSNALVLKQIACCWVCGFIVAIIPIILAYRLPFCGPNKVVHCYCDHSSVLKLACTDTSLNTYVGLSLVLSVLISPLVYILFSYMRILISVLKISTHKGRVKAFSTCATHLLVISVFFLVGAGVYICNRIPGTSADVRILMALIQNVTPPLMNPIIYCLRSKEIQQSFWKTLRRNRTLPKNP; encoded by the coding sequence ATGTCCAGACTGAATGAGACCAATGAAGTCGTACAAGCATTCATCATCGTTGGCTTTCCGGGATTTCAGGAACGAGACGTGAAGAACGTTATTTTTGGCTCCTTGCTGACTGtgtactttttcataattttaggaAACCTTCTCATAATCGTCATCTTTTTACATGATGAAGACCTTCACAtcccgatgtacatacttatatcGTGCCTTGGCTTAGTAGACATAATTATTGCAACCAACACCGTTCCCAAAATGCTGGCCATCTTTGGCTCAGACTCTAATCTCATTACGATCTCAGCCTGCTTCACTCAGATGTTTTTCACCCACACCACGACCACTGTGGAGTCTCTCCTTCTTGCACTCATGGCTTATGACAGGTATTTGGCCATCTGTAAACCGTTGCATTACCATACGTTAACAAGTAATGCCTTGGTCCTGAAGCAGATTGCTTGCTGTTGGGTCTGTGGATTCATTGTTGCAATCATTCCCATCATTTTGGCTTACAGACTGCCCTTCTGTGGACCCAACAAGGTGGTCCATTGCTATTGTGACCACTCTTCAGTGCTTAAGTTAGCCTGTACTGATACCAGCCTCAACACCTACGTCGGTTTAAGTCTAGTCCTGTCTGTCTTGATTTCTCCTTTGGTCTACATTCTCTTCTCATACATGAGGATCCTCATCTCAGTTCTTAAGATCAGCACTCACAAGGGCCGTGTAAAGGCCTTCTCGACCTGCGCCACACACCTGCTGGTCATTTCTGTGTTCTTTCTCGTTGGTGCCGGTGTCTACATATGCAACAGGATTCCGGGAACTTCAGCCGATGTGCGCATCTTGATGGCGCTGATCCAGAACGTGACACCGCCTCTCATGAACCCCATCATCTACTGCCTCAGGTCTAAAGAGATTCAGCAGAGCTTTTGGAAAACCTTGAGGAGGAACAGAACGTTACCGAAGAACCCCTGA